A window from Caulobacter sp. X encodes these proteins:
- a CDS encoding UdgX family uracil-DNA binding protein (This protein belongs to the uracil DNA glycosylase superfamily, members of which act in excision repair of DNA. However, it belongs more specifically to UdgX branch, whose founding member was found to bind uracil in DNA (where it does not belong), without cleaving it, appears to promote DNA repair by a pathway involving RecA, rather than base excision.), with product MRVIRLASEIDFAGWRSAARALRAEGVAPEAVVWTVERELFDTAGSPPPAAPSNFTVPAAFLDLAEQVILHRGPDRFALLYRILWRLEREPRLVENPADPDMARARDMAKAVSRAAHKMKAFVRFRLVEGTETETYAAWFEPAHRVTEAVAPFFVRRFTNMDWTILTPDACVAWDGQRLMVSEGADPADAPSEDAQEELWRTYYASIFNPARLNPKQMRQEMPKRYWRNLPEAALIPELIASAQDRAAAMVAAPPRQPSDRVLKASLRHSRDASFGQGAPTTLEEVEAGVQVCRRCALWRDATQGVPGEGAHPAPLMFVGEQPGDQEDLAGRPFVGPAGQMFDKALAEAGAPRDRAFVTNAVKHFRHEVRGKRRIHKTPDRGEVAACRWWLDAERRIVRPRVIVMLGATAALSVIGKPTPIRANRGKAMPLPDQAQGVVTYHPSFLLRIPDAEAKAKAYAEFVEDLRMAGKLAGL from the coding sequence ATGCGGGTCATACGATTGGCCTCGGAGATCGACTTTGCCGGATGGCGCTCGGCGGCGCGGGCGTTGCGCGCCGAGGGCGTGGCCCCAGAGGCCGTGGTTTGGACTGTCGAGCGGGAGCTGTTCGATACGGCGGGATCGCCGCCGCCCGCCGCGCCCTCCAACTTCACGGTCCCCGCCGCCTTCCTCGACCTCGCCGAGCAGGTCATTCTGCACCGCGGTCCCGACCGTTTCGCCCTGCTCTATCGCATCCTGTGGCGGCTGGAGCGCGAGCCGCGCCTGGTCGAGAACCCCGCCGATCCCGACATGGCCAGGGCGCGCGACATGGCCAAGGCTGTCAGTCGCGCGGCGCACAAGATGAAAGCCTTCGTGCGCTTCCGCCTCGTCGAGGGGACGGAGACCGAGACCTACGCAGCCTGGTTCGAGCCGGCGCATCGCGTCACCGAGGCGGTCGCGCCGTTCTTCGTCCGCCGCTTCACCAACATGGACTGGACGATCCTGACGCCCGACGCCTGCGTGGCCTGGGATGGCCAGCGGCTGATGGTCTCCGAAGGCGCTGATCCGGCCGATGCGCCCTCCGAGGACGCACAAGAGGAGCTCTGGCGCACCTACTACGCCTCGATCTTCAATCCAGCGCGGCTGAACCCCAAGCAGATGCGCCAGGAGATGCCCAAGCGCTATTGGCGGAACCTGCCGGAGGCCGCGCTCATTCCGGAGCTGATCGCCTCAGCCCAGGATCGCGCCGCCGCCATGGTCGCCGCCCCGCCCCGTCAGCCCTCCGACCGCGTGCTCAAAGCCTCCCTGCGCCATAGCCGGGACGCGTCGTTCGGCCAGGGCGCGCCGACGACGCTTGAGGAGGTCGAAGCCGGCGTTCAGGTCTGCCGCCGCTGCGCGCTCTGGCGCGACGCCACCCAGGGCGTTCCTGGCGAAGGCGCGCATCCCGCGCCGCTGATGTTCGTCGGCGAGCAGCCCGGCGACCAGGAGGACCTCGCCGGTCGCCCCTTCGTCGGTCCCGCCGGTCAGATGTTCGACAAGGCCCTGGCGGAAGCAGGCGCGCCGCGGGACCGCGCCTTCGTCACCAACGCCGTGAAGCACTTCAGGCACGAGGTTCGCGGCAAGCGCCGAATCCACAAGACGCCTGACCGGGGCGAGGTCGCCGCGTGCCGCTGGTGGCTCGACGCAGAGCGCCGGATCGTCCGGCCTCGGGTGATCGTGATGCTCGGCGCGACGGCGGCCTTGAGCGTGATCGGCAAGCCGACGCCGATCAGGGCCAATCGCGGCAAGGCGATGCCACTGCCGGACCAAGCGCAGGGCGTGGTGACCTATCACCCGTCGTTCCTGCTGCGCATTCCCGACGCCGAGGCCAAGGCGAAGGCCTATGCGGAGTTCGTCGAGGATCTGCGGATGGCGGGGAAACTGGCGGGGCTTTGA